The Solibacillus sp. FSL R7-0682 genome includes a window with the following:
- a CDS encoding 5'-nucleotidase C-terminal domain-containing protein — protein MKRNAYEKIFKAGIATTLVASAFVVAPTGEVNAQKDSGKDHKNDYKNDHKKEHGKDKKTDQKVDKTKLQTTINNVVNRKQVDYTEDSWNKFQQALSEAQRILRDSKATHSDITKAINNLIAAIANLVVTTQPTEAKVNTFKELKSAINNPKVKNISIQKDIKLEEKLKINSEKHIKGNGFTLTGEVSKKGDTSYALQFMKTVGSITNIKIKGADAAVYVDRATVTLSGTIDVTGNKTAGIIVSGASDAKSQSFVKLVSATLVNRDETNTKPTILEERIKSTDETIKVVGYEGMYMDYNQKSANHLQRFYYLNRELRAPNPIKRFTLSLMHSNDTHANLNQIAKKVTAVKEVRAAKPKALLLDAGDVFSGTLYFNEFKGQADLQFMNLMGYDIMTFGNHEFDLGSSPEGHKALVDFIKGAKFSFVSSNIDFSKDAKFKGLFSDSIASNPKNGKIYNGLVKEIDGEKVGFFGLTTVETRDISSPGSIAFKNYIEEAKKAVKAFEKMGVNKIVAITHIGYDDNPAIDNDLNLASMVEGIDVIVGGHSHTQLAQPIVVDENGTPTIIVQAYQYNEYLGTLDVEFDKKGVVVRHDGKLIKIADKVEDKAAATLLQPYKAKVDQIAAQETGAIAVKAFDNPRTEADSVRRNETPLGNLITDGMLQKAKTYNPNVIMAFQNGGGIRAGINQGPITIGEVITVLPFGNTLATMNLTGAEIKQTFETSLKDLPLENGGFLHVSGAKVEYDSSKPAGKRVVSIKYKSASNTYMELLDNTTYTIATNAFTAKGGDGFTVLAKAYAEGRVKDLGLSDWENFRDHLVRLKTVDANKEGRIVDVAGKVPELPGGTIKDTDFSGTPQAPKVYSGNVRVNVTNVALLSNAVIKGNLIITGTLPGIFNLANIQVEGKLDLTGLDAKDYNFKNVKVNGETLF, from the coding sequence ATGAAAAGAAACGCTTATGAAAAGATTTTTAAGGCAGGTATTGCGACAACTTTGGTTGCCTCAGCTTTTGTAGTAGCTCCAACGGGTGAGGTAAATGCACAGAAAGATTCGGGGAAAGATCACAAGAATGATTATAAAAATGACCACAAAAAAGAACATGGAAAAGATAAAAAAACCGATCAAAAAGTGGACAAGACAAAGCTACAGACGACGATTAACAATGTGGTCAATCGCAAACAAGTAGATTATACAGAGGATAGTTGGAATAAATTTCAACAGGCTTTATCAGAAGCTCAAAGAATATTAAGAGATTCAAAGGCAACACATTCGGACATTACAAAAGCAATAAATAATTTAATAGCAGCTATCGCTAATTTAGTCGTAACAACGCAACCTACAGAGGCGAAAGTTAATACATTTAAAGAATTAAAATCGGCCATTAATAATCCAAAGGTTAAGAATATTTCTATTCAAAAGGATATTAAATTAGAAGAAAAACTAAAGATTAATTCAGAAAAGCATATTAAAGGTAATGGTTTTACATTAACTGGGGAAGTGTCGAAAAAGGGAGACACTTCCTATGCATTACAATTTATGAAAACAGTTGGTTCCATAACTAATATTAAAATTAAAGGTGCGGATGCAGCAGTTTATGTAGATCGCGCTACTGTTACGTTAAGTGGCACTATTGATGTCACTGGAAATAAAACCGCTGGAATAATAGTATCCGGAGCTTCTGACGCAAAGAGCCAATCTTTCGTAAAACTAGTAAGTGCAACGCTAGTGAATCGTGATGAAACGAATACTAAACCGACAATATTAGAGGAACGAATTAAAAGTACAGATGAAACGATCAAAGTCGTTGGTTATGAAGGCATGTATATGGATTACAACCAAAAGTCAGCAAATCATTTACAAAGATTCTATTATTTAAATCGTGAATTAAGAGCGCCAAATCCGATAAAACGCTTCACTTTGTCACTAATGCATTCAAATGATACGCATGCTAATTTAAATCAAATAGCGAAAAAAGTTACAGCCGTGAAGGAAGTGCGCGCAGCAAAACCGAAAGCATTACTTTTAGATGCGGGAGACGTTTTTTCTGGGACATTGTATTTTAATGAATTTAAAGGACAAGCAGACTTACAATTCATGAATTTAATGGGCTACGATATTATGACGTTTGGTAACCATGAGTTTGATTTAGGGTCTAGCCCAGAAGGACATAAAGCGCTAGTAGACTTTATTAAAGGGGCTAAATTCTCATTTGTTAGCTCAAATATTGATTTTTCTAAGGATGCCAAATTTAAAGGTCTATTTAGCGATTCAATAGCAAGTAATCCGAAAAACGGAAAAATTTATAATGGGCTTGTAAAAGAAATCGATGGTGAAAAAGTAGGTTTCTTTGGGTTAACAACTGTGGAGACACGAGATATTTCAAGTCCAGGGTCTATTGCCTTTAAAAACTATATTGAAGAAGCGAAAAAAGCAGTTAAAGCATTTGAAAAAATGGGTGTAAATAAAATTGTTGCGATTACCCATATCGGATATGATGATAACCCAGCCATTGATAATGACTTAAATTTAGCATCAATGGTCGAAGGAATTGATGTCATTGTTGGAGGTCATAGCCATACACAATTGGCTCAGCCGATTGTCGTGGATGAAAACGGAACACCAACAATTATTGTGCAAGCTTATCAATATAACGAATACCTAGGCACACTTGATGTGGAATTTGATAAAAAAGGTGTAGTCGTACGACATGATGGTAAATTAATAAAAATCGCTGACAAAGTAGAAGATAAAGCGGCTGCCACACTTCTTCAACCGTATAAAGCAAAAGTAGACCAGATTGCCGCTCAGGAAACAGGGGCAATAGCAGTTAAAGCATTTGATAACCCACGTACAGAAGCGGATAGTGTTCGTCGCAATGAAACACCATTAGGCAACTTAATCACAGACGGTATGCTACAGAAAGCAAAAACGTATAATCCCAACGTCATCATGGCATTCCAAAATGGTGGTGGAATTCGAGCTGGAATCAATCAAGGTCCAATCACAATTGGAGAAGTAATTACGGTACTTCCATTTGGTAATACATTAGCAACGATGAATTTAACGGGAGCGGAAATAAAACAAACATTTGAAACGAGCTTGAAAGATCTCCCGCTTGAAAATGGTGGGTTCTTACATGTGTCTGGTGCAAAAGTGGAATATGATTCCTCCAAACCTGCTGGAAAACGTGTAGTTTCAATTAAGTATAAAAGCGCATCAAATACTTACATGGAACTTCTGGATAATACAACCTATACAATCGCCACAAATGCCTTTACAGCTAAAGGTGGGGATGGGTTTACGGTATTAGCAAAAGCATATGCAGAGGGTCGAGTAAAAGATTTAGGATTATCTGATTGGGAAAATTTCCGTGATCACCTTGTTCGTCTTAAAACGGTTGATGCGAACAAAGAAGGACGCATTGTAGATGTGGCAGGAAAGGTACCTGAACTTCCTGGAGGGACGATTAAAGATACAGATTTTTCTGGTACACCGCAAGCGCCAAAAGTATACAGTGGAAACGTAAGAGTAAATGTAACAAACGTAGCGCTTCTTTCTAATGCTGTAATAAAAGGAAACCTTATCATTACAGGGACTCTTCCAGGTATTTTTAATTTAGCGAATATACAAGTAGAAGGAAAATTAGACCTTACTGGACTTGATGCAAAGGACTATAATTTTAAAAATGTAAAAGTGAATGGAGAAACTCTTTTTTAG
- a CDS encoding chitobiase/beta-hexosaminidase C-terminal domain-containing protein, with protein MSIKNWKKQLHAFLSLILVLSLFVPTVGSTVSAETVATDLIISEYIEGSSFNKAIELYNGTGATIDLNEYSLELHTNGAATAANKVTLSGSLASGETYVLYNTQANADIQSKGNYPSNAVINFNGNDPVVLRKSGNVIDSIGQVGSAANFAVDVTLVRKSTVTSGDTVIDDPFDFTGEWIQYAKDDTSNLGLHEMGGTPVDPVDPEPTNPDVISIAEARNTAIGEIVTIKGIVAANLKNTISVQDATGGIAVRPTSLPITVGDEVTLTGKLADYRGLLQLDASTVVEKGENVGAPSTKIVTGAEVNESHESQIITVNNVSLTAIQQGSGWANFTAHDGTDFIVRDEGNSLGLALNTNYESITGIVQQFDNDYQLIPRSTQDIIMDSKTITPAVASPSSGTFVGGTNVTLSTTTANAEIFYTVDGTDPTDSSIKYESPIAITENTVLKTIVKTQDGSLSDISTFTYTITDALQIHDLQGEGHRSPFDGTVVEGIQGVVTYAFTLNGSYYYTIQTPDTLADQNPNTSEAILLYSGRNAWSIEVGDLVSVSGKVSEYAYDGYSDANQTDLKTTQINVRNDQGGNVVVKQRGVALPTPVIIDESNMDFKQIDSDSFNVFNPTIDAIDFWESIEGMRVQVGNVKAVAPQEHGDLITVLESTPTNSIHGGVLFEEGNTNPNRIQFRLEPNGAARNLEVATGDKFTGPITGIVGYSYQNYKIYVSLDEMTAKYRQGTTTPETTKIVKAEDKLTIASYNLENFSNNKTETTNDKARKLARAIAVDMQSPDIVGVTEVQDNNGQTAGNSAANESYERLIQAIVDAGGPRYSYLNIDPINNADGGAPNANIRVGFLYNPQRVSLPDGIQPGDATTAVGYENGKLTLNPGRIDPTNAAFNSSRKPLAAQFVFQGEELIVIANHWNSKSGDTPLFGATQPPVNNSEIQRKNIAQIVYNFVSDIKSQNPEANIVSLGDFNDYQFAQALKIHEGEWMSNMINKVEESDRYTYLYQGNSQVLDHILVSNNLVNKTVVDILHINADFTDMAGRASDHDPVLVQIDLAGGEIIEPIIAEKIINLINFQTKQFTINKRSVSVTMDAQSVITEGILFTGDYAEFLGEGYATHEVTIKPENAGAIIDFKGTVVQKVIIDGTNVKEVRGGENIQELVFINGALKEKIKFE; from the coding sequence ATGAGCATAAAGAATTGGAAAAAGCAGTTGCATGCATTTTTATCGTTAATTTTAGTCCTAAGTTTATTTGTACCAACAGTAGGGTCAACGGTAAGTGCTGAAACGGTTGCTACGGATTTAATTATTTCTGAGTATATCGAGGGCAGTAGTTTTAATAAGGCGATTGAACTTTATAATGGAACAGGAGCAACAATAGATTTAAATGAATACTCACTTGAGCTTCATACAAATGGAGCAGCCACAGCAGCAAACAAAGTTACGTTGTCAGGTTCTTTAGCTAGTGGCGAGACGTATGTATTATATAATACGCAAGCAAATGCAGACATTCAAAGTAAGGGAAATTACCCGAGTAATGCCGTTATTAATTTCAACGGAAATGATCCTGTAGTTCTTCGGAAATCTGGAAATGTTATTGATTCCATTGGTCAAGTGGGGTCAGCTGCAAACTTTGCTGTTGATGTAACATTAGTACGAAAAAGTACTGTAACAAGTGGAGATACAGTAATAGATGATCCATTTGACTTTACGGGTGAGTGGATTCAATATGCGAAAGATGATACTTCTAATCTAGGGTTGCACGAAATGGGCGGAACACCGGTAGATCCAGTTGACCCAGAACCAACTAATCCAGATGTTATTTCAATCGCAGAAGCACGTAATACTGCGATAGGTGAAATTGTAACGATTAAAGGGATCGTTGCAGCCAACTTAAAAAATACGATTTCCGTTCAGGATGCTACGGGTGGTATTGCCGTACGTCCAACAAGTTTGCCAATAACAGTAGGTGATGAAGTAACCCTTACTGGGAAATTGGCTGATTATCGTGGGCTGCTTCAATTAGATGCATCTACAGTCGTTGAAAAGGGTGAAAATGTTGGCGCTCCATCAACGAAAATCGTGACTGGCGCGGAAGTGAATGAAAGCCATGAATCACAAATTATTACGGTAAATAATGTGTCGCTAACTGCTATCCAACAAGGAAGTGGTTGGGCAAATTTCACAGCTCATGATGGTACAGATTTTATCGTACGGGATGAAGGAAATTCTTTAGGGTTAGCACTAAACACGAACTATGAATCGATTACCGGTATTGTTCAACAGTTCGATAATGACTATCAGTTAATTCCACGTTCAACACAAGATATCATCATGGACAGTAAAACAATAACACCTGCAGTAGCAAGTCCAAGCAGTGGTACATTTGTTGGAGGCACGAATGTTACGTTGTCGACAACAACTGCCAATGCGGAAATTTTTTATACGGTTGATGGAACAGACCCAACAGATTCAAGTATTAAATACGAATCACCGATTGCGATTACAGAAAATACGGTTCTTAAGACCATTGTAAAAACACAAGACGGTTCATTAAGTGACATATCAACATTCACCTATACCATTACAGATGCCTTACAAATTCATGATTTACAAGGTGAGGGGCATAGATCACCATTTGATGGAACGGTTGTGGAAGGCATTCAAGGTGTTGTCACATATGCATTCACATTGAATGGTTCCTATTACTATACGATTCAAACACCTGATACATTGGCAGATCAAAATCCAAACACATCAGAAGCTATTTTGCTATATAGTGGAAGAAATGCTTGGTCCATTGAAGTAGGTGACTTAGTCTCTGTTTCAGGAAAAGTAAGTGAATATGCGTATGATGGGTATAGTGATGCCAATCAAACGGACCTAAAAACAACTCAGATTAATGTACGCAATGATCAAGGTGGGAATGTTGTAGTGAAACAACGAGGTGTAGCATTACCAACGCCGGTAATAATTGACGAATCTAACATGGATTTCAAGCAAATTGATAGTGATTCGTTTAATGTCTTCAATCCAACGATTGATGCGATCGATTTTTGGGAAAGTATAGAAGGAATGCGCGTTCAAGTAGGGAATGTTAAAGCGGTAGCACCACAGGAACATGGAGATTTGATTACCGTTCTTGAGAGCACACCTACGAATTCGATTCATGGTGGTGTATTATTTGAAGAGGGAAATACTAACCCTAATCGTATTCAGTTCCGCTTAGAGCCAAATGGAGCAGCACGTAACTTAGAAGTGGCGACAGGGGATAAATTTACTGGCCCAATTACTGGCATAGTAGGCTACTCTTATCAAAATTATAAAATCTATGTTTCTTTAGATGAAATGACTGCAAAATATCGTCAAGGAACAACAACTCCAGAAACGACAAAAATTGTAAAAGCCGAAGATAAGCTAACAATTGCTTCGTATAACCTTGAAAATTTTTCAAACAACAAGACAGAAACAACGAATGACAAAGCACGAAAACTAGCTCGAGCAATCGCAGTCGATATGCAAAGTCCGGATATTGTTGGTGTAACGGAAGTACAAGACAATAATGGCCAAACTGCTGGTAACTCAGCAGCAAACGAAAGTTATGAACGTTTAATTCAAGCGATTGTTGATGCGGGTGGTCCGAGGTACAGCTATCTCAATATTGATCCAATTAACAATGCAGATGGCGGAGCACCAAACGCAAATATACGAGTAGGATTCTTATATAATCCACAACGTGTTTCGTTACCAGATGGTATTCAACCGGGTGACGCCACTACTGCAGTAGGTTACGAAAATGGCAAATTAACACTAAATCCAGGTCGTATTGACCCAACTAATGCAGCGTTTAATAGTAGTCGTAAACCATTAGCTGCACAATTTGTCTTCCAAGGGGAGGAACTTATTGTCATTGCTAACCATTGGAACTCAAAATCAGGCGATACACCATTATTTGGCGCTACTCAGCCACCTGTGAATAATAGTGAGATTCAACGTAAAAATATTGCTCAAATTGTCTATAATTTTGTTAGTGATATTAAAAGCCAAAACCCTGAAGCGAATATTGTTTCACTAGGTGACTTTAATGACTACCAATTCGCACAAGCGTTAAAGATTCATGAGGGCGAATGGATGAGCAATATGATTAATAAAGTAGAAGAATCGGACCGTTACACTTATTTATATCAAGGAAATTCACAAGTTTTGGATCATATTTTAGTTTCTAATAATTTAGTAAACAAGACAGTGGTTGATATTTTACACATTAATGCAGACTTTACAGATATGGCGGGTCGTGCAAGTGACCATGATCCGGTGTTAGTGCAAATTGATCTAGCGGGTGGAGAAATAATTGAACCAATTATTGCTGAAAAAATAATCAATCTTATTAATTTCCAAACAAAACAATTTACTATTAATAAACGAAGTGTTTCCGTAACGATGGATGCACAATCTGTTATTACTGAAGGAATTTTATTTACAGGAGATTATGCAGAATTCTTAGGGGAAGGCTATGCAACGCATGAAGTAACGATTAAACCCGAAAATGCAGGGGCGATTATAGATTTTAAAGGAACCGTCGTGCAAAAAGTTATCATTGATGGGACAAATGTAAAGGAAGTCAGAGGCGGAGAAAATATACAAGAACTTGTATTTATAAATGGTGCTCTTAAAGAAAAAATTAAATTTGAATAA
- a CDS encoding IS3 family transposase (programmed frameshift), with translation MAKMSSEDKLAAVQRYVNGNESSRTVAADFGVSHRYLLSLVKQYQHNGVEVFVRRYTNYTKAFKLDVLNYMAEHGTSFNETAAFFNIAGASSVQNWKKQLDTQGEDALQPKKKGRLSMKKETTKQPKNVLAEGSTEALQARIKQLEMENEYFKKVECLSSSQGKITTKDKVKVICELRYKYSVKALVAYADIPRSTFYDMAKKFDLPDPDADLKAEIQAIYDEHEGRYGYRRIRDELANRGQKVNHKKVQRIMKELGLKCLVRMKKYKSYKGTVGEIAPNILDRQFTAEAPNEKWATDITEFKVFGEKLYLSPVLDLFNGEIITYTIGSRPTFLLVSDMLEKALERLPKDHQLLMHSDQGWHYQMKQYRHTLQSRGIVQSMSRKGNCYDNSVMENFFGILKSEFLYLKEFESVEQFKIELKKYITYYNTKRMKAKLKMSPVQYRTQFIQAA, from the exons ATGGCCAAAATGAGCTCAGAAGATAAACTAGCAGCGGTTCAACGATATGTAAATGGGAATGAAAGCTCAAGAACTGTTGCTGCAGATTTTGGTGTTTCACATCGTTATTTATTAAGCTTAGTGAAACAATATCAACATAACGGTGTAGAGGTTTTTGTCAGACGATATACAAATTACACAAAAGCATTTAAACTAGACGTACTTAACTATATGGCTGAACATGGTACATCCTTTAATGAAACCGCTGCGTTCTTTAACATTGCAGGTGCTTCATCGGTACAGAATTGGAAAAAACAACTCGACACTCAAGGAGAAGATGCCCTTCAGCCAAAGAAAAAGGGGCGTCTATCCATGAAAAAAGAAACAACGAAACAACCTAAAAACGTACTAGCAGAGGGCTCTACAGAAGCACTTCAAGCGCGTATTAAGCAGCTTGAAATGGAAAACGAGTATT TTAAAAAAGTTGAATGCCTTAGTTCAAGCCAAGGAAAAATCACCACGAAAGACAAAGTAAAAGTCATTTGTGAATTAAGGTATAAATATTCGGTGAAAGCACTTGTGGCGTATGCGGACATTCCACGCAGCACGTTTTATGATATGGCGAAAAAGTTCGATTTACCCGATCCAGACGCTGATTTAAAAGCTGAAATTCAAGCGATTTACGACGAACACGAGGGTCGTTACGGCTATCGTCGTATTCGTGATGAACTGGCGAATCGTGGGCAAAAAGTGAATCATAAAAAGGTTCAACGCATCATGAAAGAGCTAGGGTTAAAGTGCTTAGTGCGTATGAAAAAATATAAATCGTATAAAGGGACGGTTGGTGAAATCGCCCCAAATATTTTAGATCGCCAATTTACAGCAGAAGCTCCAAATGAAAAATGGGCAACGGATATTACAGAGTTCAAAGTATTTGGCGAGAAGCTTTATTTATCGCCTGTTTTAGATTTATTTAATGGCGAGATTATCACGTACACGATTGGCTCAAGACCGACATTTTTACTTGTTTCAGACATGTTAGAAAAGGCTTTAGAACGCTTACCTAAGGACCATCAGCTACTGATGCATTCCGATCAAGGCTGGCATTATCAAATGAAGCAATATCGCCACACGCTTCAATCGAGAGGCATTGTACAAAGTATGTCGCGTAAAGGCAACTGTTACGATAATTCAGTGATGGAGAATTTCTTTGGCATACTAAAATCTGAATTCCTCTACTTAAAGGAATTTGAAAGTGTGGAGCAGTTCAAAATAGAACTTAAAAAATATATAACGTATTACAACACGAAACGCATGAAGGCAAAATTAAAAATGAGTCCGGTGCAGTACCGAACTCAATTTATTCAAGCTGCCTAA
- a CDS encoding helix-turn-helix transcriptional regulator has translation MLDNQISIWRAHKKMTQDQLAKEVGVTRQTIVALEKNKYNPSLDLAFRISKVLGKQIDEVFTHISDE, from the coding sequence ATGTTAGACAATCAAATTAGTATTTGGAGAGCTCATAAAAAAATGACACAAGACCAACTAGCTAAAGAAGTAGGAGTAACTCGACAAACCATAGTCGCTCTTGAAAAAAACAAATATAACCCTTCTCTTGATTTAGCATTTAGGATTTCAAAAGTATTGGGAAAGCAAATAGATGAAGTATTTACACACATTAGTGATGAGTAA
- a CDS encoding serine hydrolase domain-containing protein: MILKNENNYTNLFEDVHTHVMESAEKLGASGGAIFIIRNDKIVTESYFGKQSNEKYARDVQVDTQFHIASVRKAYIGFAASYAIYRGYFSIDDPVKQFVDDSHQSAYEGVTIRHLLTHTHGLKICDVNKLVSEYKPGESWAYRGPSIDLLTMIIKKTTGLSVAEIIKSQVIEPLGFQSTEWIRMSKPHLKIADAIRDADNPFWTETDVVDGSGMNMYVSAKELALLGYIHLTEGKWGGKQIIPREIIQMATSIQTPNPTLPIQKNGFLWFVKDTNHSFNQIGDTVPKGSYQLLGYTNVALLVIPEENVVAVRMLNRYGSSEGYDYLSDIRSFGDTVYKCSIKSAIQ; encoded by the coding sequence TTGATTTTAAAGAACGAGAATAATTACACAAACTTATTTGAAGATGTACATACTCATGTAATGGAAAGTGCTGAAAAGTTGGGTGCTAGTGGTGGTGCCATTTTTATTATCCGTAACGACAAAATCGTAACAGAGTCGTATTTTGGTAAACAGTCTAATGAAAAATACGCTCGAGATGTTCAAGTAGACACTCAATTCCATATTGCCTCTGTAAGAAAGGCTTATATCGGTTTTGCTGCGTCTTACGCTATATACAGGGGCTACTTTTCTATTGATGATCCAGTTAAACAGTTTGTAGATGATTCACATCAGTCCGCGTATGAAGGGGTAACCATTCGTCACTTATTAACTCACACACATGGGCTAAAAATTTGTGATGTTAATAAACTAGTAAGTGAATATAAACCTGGTGAATCCTGGGCATATAGAGGTCCAAGTATTGATCTGTTGACAATGATTATCAAAAAAACAACGGGACTGTCTGTTGCTGAAATCATTAAATCGCAAGTTATTGAACCACTAGGCTTTCAATCGACAGAATGGATTAGGATGAGTAAGCCTCATTTAAAAATTGCAGACGCTATTCGAGATGCAGATAACCCTTTTTGGACTGAGACGGATGTAGTAGATGGTTCTGGAATGAATATGTATGTGTCTGCAAAAGAGCTTGCTTTATTGGGTTACATTCATTTAACAGAAGGGAAATGGGGAGGAAAACAGATAATTCCTAGAGAAATCATTCAAATGGCTACATCCATTCAAACTCCTAACCCAACACTTCCTATTCAGAAGAACGGATTTTTATGGTTTGTAAAAGATACAAACCATAGTTTTAACCAAATAGGCGATACAGTTCCAAAAGGTTCCTATCAATTACTCGGGTACACCAATGTAGCTCTGCTCGTCATTCCAGAGGAAAACGTAGTAGCAGTAAGAATGCTCAACCGTTATGGTTCATCTGAAGGATACGATTATTTAAGCGATATTCGATCTTTTGGAGATACTGTTTATAAATGTTCTATAAAATCAGCAATACAATAA